Within the Hevea brasiliensis isolate MT/VB/25A 57/8 chromosome 2, ASM3005281v1, whole genome shotgun sequence genome, the region GGGCCACTCGCAAGTGTGTTCACCTGCAAACTCCACGCTCTAAATGTTTATACTTGGGCGTAAGGGGAGTATGTTATCTCATATTGGTTTAAGATAAAGTGTTTATACTATATATAAGACTTGGGGTAACCTCCTCCACTAGGGTTAGCTTTTGGGTAGAGTTAGACCCGATCCATCTTTTTTACAAAACATAAATGACATTGTTGAACCACTATTTTACTAGATCAAGAAGCTTTTGTTTCCTACATTGCTAAATCTATTTTACTAATCACTAGATCAAACAAGCAGTTGCAACAATTGTTCTCAGGATGCCTTAGACTAGGAGTAAGTATTGTTTGATTCAATTTGAAACTAAGCACAGAAGAAATAACCAAAATGTTTGTAATCAAGTGACCAAATCAAAAGCATACTAATTTGGTTCAGTTTGGTTTGATTCACTAGTTTTTAATCACATTATATAAAGAAATACATTTTCATATAATATttgtataaatatataattaggtTTTGTTTGATTATTTCAATTTTTTCACCATGAAAACTTaatctaaataaaaataaataaatgtgtTAGTTCAGTTAATTgtctttgtttcaaataaatAGAGCTCAACCCCACCTTAGATAACACCCACTACAGTAAAAAAATGCTTCCTCAAACGCACCAAAGTTATAATCAACCTCTATTCATTAGGCAATAAAGAGAAGCGAAAATTTAGATTTTCTTGACTTTTGTTCTTATTTGGTTTAAAATTGAGGCAGAAAGgagcaaagaaaataatataagaaaattaaTTCTCAGGTCCACTTAAATTTTCTAGCTAAAAAGGTAAGACTTTGTTGGATAACTTCTCGAAGCAACGCCTGCACATAATATACAACCTCTTTTTTGTCAAGGATTTGAATAACGCTCTTTTTGAGTTTTAtccccattttccctatatatcaAAAATTCCCTTCCCTGTCCACTTTCAATTAAGCCACACCTTAGCATCATACCACCATGAACTTCTATGATCAAGTTTTATTGCATCAATGGAACATAATGGAATCAACATTTAATCCATTTAAGTTTGTTAATGTAGAATTCCAATTGGGTGTCTTTACTCACTACTCAATAGCATAGTTTTGGAGCAAGTTCTGAACTGAAACTAGAAATAGAGCATGTGAAAGAACCATAGAAATCAATTaagttttccaaaaaaaaaaaaaagcaaaaaccaTAAACCTTCATGCTGATCCACGTAGGATGTACCACATTTCAAGCCTAAAAAAGCACGTTGGCTTTGGCCATTGACATGAACTAGAACATTTGGTTGGACCTTGGGATAACTTtgctgcctttttttttttttttcacacccTAGGTCACCAAAAAAAATGGTAAAGTCTATCACCCAGCCAACCAccagggaaaaagaaaaagtagtGATTAAATAGAAGAACAGCCCAAGGACATTAAGAAAGTCCTTAGAAATAATTGCGCTTGAGATTTATCCACTAAAATGTTCATTCAGTACTTCAGGTACAATTTCAAAAAGAACTGTTCAATGATATTGCACACAGACATAAGGACATCCACCAGACTCACCTAAATACCTAATGGACACACAACCCAAAGTATAACCTCAAAGCCTTAAATCATTAAGCATTTTCCTGCACAAAAGCCAAAAGGCCACTTCAAGAATTGCCCAATACATAAAGAAATGCTTCAGTCCTAGATTTCAAATATAATTGTGCAACATTGCATATTAACCAACAAATGCATAGAAAGAAATGCATCATATCCAGTGCCATTGtgattgtagaaagagatgattctcattgatttcaattaatctgtacattggtatatatatacaattgattcatataattgtgttctactaattaggaagaaatcctaaataagaaatcctaaataggaatacagaatacagaatatacagagaaataatatagtgattgactttccataacactccccctcaagttggagcatagatgttaatcatgcccaacttgttacaaatgtagtcaatcctagctccatttagagcttttgtgaaaatatctcctaactgctctccagttttgatgtgtcctgttgagatgatctgttgttaaatcttttcacgaataaaatgacaatcaatctcaatatgtttggtccgctcatgaaacaccggattagaagcaatatgaagagcagcttgattatcacaccacaatttcgcaggcagggaggtcttaaaacctgtctcatctagtaattgaagtatccacattacctcacatactgattgtgccatggctctgtattcggattcagcactagatcgagaaactacactctgcttcttgcttctccaagacactaaatttcctccaataaaaacgcaatatccagtagttgaccttctgtcaaccttagatccagcccagtcggcatctgaaaaacattcaatattcaaatgcccatgattaccatatagcaaacctcttcctggagcgcccttcagataacataagatttgttccaaggcttcccaatgagcaacagttggggaagacataaactgacttaccacactaacaaaGATAAGCAATGTCGGGACGAGTGGtatgtaaggtagttcaattttcctacaaatctcgtgtatctctctggatctttaaACATCTCACTATCCCCCGCTACTTgatttgtaaagttggagtcattggtgcgctacaaggcttagcacctaatttttctgtctctgtcaatagatcgaggacatattttctttgagacaagaaaatacccttcttacttctcataacttcgatacccaagaaatactttaacaatcccaagtctttggtctgaaactgagtttggaggaaggttttaagagatgaaatacctgcagagtcactcccagtgatgacaatgtcatccacatagactaccaaaaGAATTAGATCAGCcacagattgcctataaaatactgagtgatcacacttactcttttgcataccaaattcctgtactgcttcactgaatctcccaaaccatgccctaggactttgtttcaagccataaagagacttccgaagcctacaaactttacccaactccccctgagcaacaaacccaggtggttgctccatatacacctcctcctgaagatcaccatgaaggaaagcattcttgatatccaattgatgcaggggccaatcatatgtagctgctaaagagataaataagcgaatagaagtaagtttagctacaggagaaaaagtatcagagtaatcaaccccatatgtctgagcatatccttttgctacaaggcgtgcttttaacctagccacagaaccatcaggatttacctttactgtaaatacccatttgcaaccaatagctttcttaccagtgggcaaaggcaatagttcccatgtaccattagcatctaaagcctccatttcctctttcatagcatcacaccagccaggatgagacagtgcctcaccaacagtattagggataggaacagagtctaaagaagtaacaaaacaccgagaacaagaagacaattgattataagaaacaaaagaagagatagggtaagtacatgaacgtttacctttacgaagagcaatgggtaagtctagatcagaatcatgatcagtatgaggtacaggatctcccaacgaagtagctggtggaggatctgagtcaggaatctccaatctcctggaataaacatgaacaacgggaggtcgagtaggtctagagacagaaggaacatgctgtgggagaggactagacattgcttggacagtatatattaagagatcatcctcctccccctgactctcatacacagatgatggaggaaaaaatggagtgaactcaaaaaatgtgacatctgcagaaacaagataacgattaagagtaggagagaaacaacggtaccctttttggagccgggagtacccaaggaagacacatttgagagattttggttccaatttagtaacctgtggacgaacatcacgcacaaaacatgtACAactaaaaatacggggttcaatagggaacaaagattttgtagggaacaaagcagtataaggaatatccccattaaggacagaagacggcatacgattgatcaaaaaacatgccgtagaaactgcattcgcccaaaagtgtttaggtactttcatatgaaaaagaagagcacgagttacctcaagaagatgcctattttttctttcggccacaccattttgggatggggtatccacacaggaagactgatgaagaatgccattttgtgtcatataagactgaaattgtgctgaaaagtattctttggcattgtcacttcttaatatgcatgaaatattaaattgagttttgatttcattacaaaaggcacaaaagatagaaaataactcgagcgattcttcattaaatataaccgtgTAAcacgagtaatcatcaacaaaagtaacaaaataacgaaatccagtttagaaatgagaacaaggaccccaaacatcgaatgaactaactcaaaggggatgaagcccgtttattgactctagacacgaaggcaaacgatgatgttttgcaagcgacacgactcacattctagtcttgataaagatcaaattgaggacacaacttcttcatggtagacaaagaaggatgacccaatctacaatgagcttcaagaggtgttacggtactggagcaaacaagcgaccgcggtacatgattttcaagaatgtagagaccacctgactcgcgtcctctaccaataatacgccgtcgtaagatcctgaaacaaacacagTCGGAAAAAGGaagcagaacaatttaaggtacgagtaagtttactaacgaaagtaaattaaaagagaattttggtagacacaaagcagaagacaaagaaattgtgaAGTCGGGTTGCGattcagaacccatgacacaagaagtagaaccatcggcTAAAGTAATGTGATGTTGGAAGTGAGATTAGAGTagcggatagaagactagaattactgtcaTGTGATGCATGCtttgaatcaataacccatttggatgaggaagacacaaggcatgtagtggatttacgactcgtgatcgcgatgtgagaggctggtaggctttagagatgcacgatctttggaaaaattgtgcaaaatcatctgcagataccaaaatagttttctcggaGGAAGATCTttgtagaattctctgctgccatatttgccatctgtgatcgcgatTTTTCTtacgaagttgcggacaattatattttgtatggcgggctcatggcaataataacaaatgactcctcttgagtcctgattagaactagcctctccattctgATTACTACAtttgctgtaattcctcctctacttcctcttctattaccactgttgtccatttggattacggctaataagagcactcttggcggtgtgaagattgagtactctgcaTCGAagaacccgtgtgaacgtttcatgcagaGGAAATCTCGGAGCGGAGAGAATCGAGATTTAGCGATCTCATACTCAAGGAAGGcacaagaaaactcataatgaccgattgctccgttgggctctttgaactttcacattaggactaaaaggcaacaatacattaagttcctcatatacccgtttaaaattcataaaataagccataagagacttatcctctttctcagcacgatagaatgccttacaaacatcataaatacgggagatattccctttacgaatctgagaaaatctaagtaatccatcaattccttaacaaattcacggtgattaattaaactaattacctcactatgaatcgagttcaatttgcaaaaacaaccgagcatcctcccttagccaagtttgtcgtgtatcatcgtgggtggatctttagtaaggtgatcatccttatcaatgctacgcaaatagaccctacgaTCTTACTCCACTcctgtaattcgaaccattaagtttgtgttccgtgatcttagtcatcaccggaatcacatcagaaataacattcttattgtctgccatttgttgagacaaagaaaactaaccgaaacgctaatccaaagtgcttatagcagcaaaataatccaaaatcacaaatcaagcaaataccgaaataggatctgagagccaaacctcagaagtacTTTAATGGTGTCTTTGGATCGAACAAAGAcacggtggtggaatgagggggttgagacgatgccggcgatgttgatcggggttgaaacggccgatcggcggccaaggtctctcctgagctgggtagtgagaacaaatagtcaccctagattgatgaccagctctgataccatgtagaaagagatgattctcattgatttcaattaatctgtacattggtatatatatacaattgattcctataattgtgttctactaattaggaagaaatcctaaataagaaatcctaaataggaatacaaaatacagaatatacagagaaataatatagtgattgactttccataacagtgATCATGGAACCGAAATGTGTTTCTGATTTACACTATACAGCTACTGGTTTGTTCAGATATTGCACTCATAGATCACATGCAAGGCAGCCAGGAATTTATATTACAAGTTACAACCACGAGAGAATAAAATATATTTCAGTTTCATATATCTATTTCTGCCACTTAAAAATCCAGGCTGATCACCTCCATGAACACATTTTAAGTAATTTGTCATATTTTGTTGGGATAACCCATGAACTAAAGTGATGTCACTGATGACCTTATTTTAACAACTAGAAAGGCATTTTCAGGATCCAGATCTGATCATGGATTACAAAGAAATTTCTATTTCCTCCAAGAAATATAAACAAGTGACCAACTCTTCCAATATGCCCAATCAAAAAGCTTAAGCTTGGAAGAAAGGAGCCATTCAATAGTCAGTTTCTTTTTCATAATTAGGAGAATATAATTTAGTTGATTGGAAATCAATAGCTTAGTAGGTtcttgtatgaaggagcaacttttagttaattacatgacaTTGTCAACAAATTAGCAGCATACCATATATTGATATTATCTTTTATTGTAACTATGTGCTCCTGTGTTTATGGAACACACAATTGAAGAAAAAAAGATGAAGTTACTGATTCTTTTGTTTCTGAGGATGTTGGCCATCTAGTCAAATCACACAAACctttttcttgtttcttttttCTCATCCTATTTCAAATTTTATCATAatgaataagataaaataaaacgAGATGCACGAACAGCATATTTGATAGCTCTAGAGCTAGAGCTACTGAGAAGTTCATTGACATGTTACGAATAAGTCACATACATGAAGACCAGTACATGTCTTCAAATTTTGAGGCCAACTCATATGCTACTTCTTTGATAGGCTAGACAAGCTATTATTGTGGATACAGGGAGTAATCATGCCAAACACAAAACTCCCTAGTTCAAGTATTGTATAATAAGGTATGCAGAATTCTCATATACTCACTAGTTCAAGTATTGTATAATAAGGCATGCAGAATTCTCATATACTCACTAGTTCAAGTATTGTATAATAAGGTATGCAGAATGCCAAACACAAAACTCCCTAGTTCAAGTATTGTATAATAAGGTATGCAGAATTCTCATATACTCACTAGTTCAAGTATTGTATAATAAGGCATGCAGAATTCTCATATACTCACTAGTTCAAGTATTGTATAATAAGGTATGCAGAATTCTCATAGATATAGTTCATATGAGAGGATTACACATAATTAGCACATATTGAGATAAGAAATGGATAAATGAATAACTAGTACTCTCACCTGATTGAGCATCCACTTTAAACCAACGGCAGCAGTGCACTCATTCCTGGAAGCACTACTTAGCCAGTCTAGATTATaaattttgtccaaagtttcTGTAATCATTGAAACATTACTCCTTCTCACTTTAACAGAAAAAATCTCTCCATTTGAGCTTATGTTAGTATGGTTATTTAATAAAGTCTCAAACCATCCACTCCCAGATCTCTGCATTGACAGAATGGCAAAATACCGCACCGGATTGCATGCACATTCAGCCCTAAAATGTACCAAATAATCATATTACTAAAGTTAACAAAGACTTTGAAGTAAAATGCACTACGTTAATGTCTCACCTGCTATAAGTTTTGGGCTTAGGGTAGTGCACATAAGGAATTTCCCAGGGTTCAATATTAGGTTCTGGGCATGGCTTTTCAATCACTCCAACACTCAAAATTCCAGGATTGTTGTGGATGCTAATTTGCTTAAGACAAATTGAGCATGTGTAAACACCACAGACCATTACAAACACCAGAACAACCATTCTTAGTAACAGTGGAGACTTCTTAGGAGCCTTTATGATGAAAATATCCTGTAATTCACGAATTCCCGTATGTTAAAACATTACAAAACCAAATTAACAAATATGGGTTTGAGCAAATTTGTCAAAGTTTAAGCCTTATAATGATTATAAGCAGGGATTCGGCACTACAACTAGTACCCAGACGAGTAAAAGGGTAAATCGAAAGAAAACAGTAAAGGATATTGATGGAAATATCCAAGTAAAGCCTGATATGTAGATTTCAATCCAAGTTGAGCTAAATAAGCTACTGTTACTGTCAAAAGAAGATAACCCAGATTTCCCTTTCAGATTGATATGTCCCAACAACGTTACATTACATAGATTGGTACTATTGTATGTGGGTTTGCTTCTTTCCGAATATATATACAAAGCAAACCTGTAAATATGGGGAAAACTGTATGATAAACAAATAAAAACCAGATCACAAAACACCACAAAATCACATGTCATCcccgaaataaaaaaaaaattaaaaaaaaaaattcacagaCAAAGATATGCATAAAATGCCTACTTATATAAATAATATAGACACACACAAGATAAAGGGGAACAAATTTACGAAGGCGATTAAGAGCAGACCTTAGAGAAGAAGCAAAGATCGTCAGGCATAGTTTTTGATAGCTtgaaaaggaagaggaaaaaaAGGCATTTGGCAGCTCAGATTCCTTCTTTACATTCACTGTCCAGCTTTATCTCTCGCGTTTCAACTCATTATTACTACCATATAAAAGGCAAAGAattcaaaatattaaaaataaaaaataaaaagcagAGAGAAAGGGTTTTCTCGTGAAGAACAAAATAATTAGGATGCTTTTAGACCGTTGCACGCTCTGGACGTCTATGTTAATTGTGATAATGTGAAGGCATTCATCTGCTGCTGCCAGACCTTTTACAGAAGGGTCAAGATGTGGAGTTATCATTTGTAAACCGAAATGCAGAGCTATAAAACGACGTCCCATTTCAGCGTTTTGCTTAAAATCAAAGAGGATTGAAATTACTTTGTCGTTTCtagtaaaagaaaaatattttcattcttgttttatcttataattaatatttaaattcttttacTTTCAAAAATACCCAAaacatttctaaattttaattttgttataaaCTTTCATCCTTCtatttattttcttcaatttttattgaaaaaataaatattttcatctctaaatttt harbors:
- the LOC110668446 gene encoding uncharacterized protein LOC110668446; protein product: MPDDLCFFSKDIFIIKAPKKSPLLLRMVVLVFVMVCGVYTCSICLKQISIHNNPGILSVGVIEKPCPEPNIEPWEIPYVHYPKPKTYSRAECACNPVRYFAILSMQRSGSGWFETLLNNHTNISSNGEIFSVKVRRSNVSMITETLDKIYNLDWLSSASRNECTAAVGLKWMLNQGVMQHHDEIVEYFKTRGVSAIFLFRRNLLRRMISVLANSYDREAKLLNGIHKSHVHSLDEAEKLARYKPYINATLLIPNLEQVRDTTTKALEYFKSTRHIILYYEDIVKNHTKLLEVQDFLKVPHSDLRSRQVKIHKGSLSNLVENWDEVLKTLKGTDYESLLFGDYRR